The Akkermansia sp. N21116 genome includes a region encoding these proteins:
- a CDS encoding DNA topoisomerase 3 codes for MSKILIIAEKPSVATDLARVLGKELGKFTRDKSGAFFENDQAVITSAVGHLLEQKKPTTAEGKSLPWKFDYLPVIPNKFELEPIKQSEDRLKKVLQLARRKDVTEIVNACDAGREGELIFNNMVRFGKWSKKMRRLWMQSMTDEAILTAWHNMRSEEDMAPLTDAAICRSESDWLIGLNSTRALTILQSRGGFNITPAGRVQTPTLAILAQREQEIQAFIPEPYSEVIASFKVAAGHYEGKWVDLSWKKSENKPQSRPERIWNEQTAEEIRSRCDGKTGIVTEEKKPVSTIAPLLYDLTSLQRDAANRYGFSARRTLQLAQECYEKYKVLTYPRTDSRYLPEDYVGKVYGIVGSVAGDDNDFSPFARDILDNKRVKPNKRVFDSSKVSDHFAIIPTGKLDKLSADAQKLFDMVMARFLAVFFPPAIFEDTKRTTRITHPGGIVDAFNTTGRVLVEPGWQAVYGRKPGSTGKEDLVPVQPNEQALVDRIDVKNSMTKPPARYTEATLLAAMEGAGKLVNDDELREAMSERGLGTPATRASIIEGLISQEYIAREGRDLLATRRGIELIELLKRVGLETLTSPSMTGEWEYQLKRMEHAALDRESFMKGIKELTGDIVERVKQFKTDMQQVELPELPWTCPVCGAEGLKNTMDAVSCRSCKFSVRKTISGRDMTEDELAGLVANRKTDILSGFTSRFGKPFDAGLELDEKGKAKFYFPQRPEDAESGDREEPVVVDRVVAQNGKEYDIQQTSKTWKLPDMEFGKTKGVSVSRTILGRTITLDEIKAIISAGKTALLKGFISQRTKRPFDAYLVLNAKTGKVGFEFDKTERPAKAGRKTTAKADSPEDKAPAAEKPAKVAQSAKTTPLTKRKTSKK; via the coding sequence ATGTCCAAGATTCTCATCATCGCAGAAAAGCCCAGCGTCGCAACCGACCTCGCCCGAGTATTGGGCAAAGAACTGGGTAAGTTTACCCGGGACAAGAGCGGCGCTTTTTTTGAAAATGACCAAGCCGTCATTACTTCCGCTGTCGGGCATCTTCTGGAACAGAAAAAACCGACGACGGCCGAGGGCAAGTCGCTTCCCTGGAAGTTCGACTATCTGCCCGTGATTCCGAATAAATTTGAACTCGAACCGATCAAGCAATCGGAAGACCGTTTGAAGAAAGTGCTTCAGCTTGCCCGTCGCAAGGACGTTACCGAAATCGTCAACGCATGCGATGCCGGCCGGGAAGGGGAGTTGATCTTTAACAATATGGTTCGCTTCGGCAAGTGGAGCAAGAAGATGCGCCGCCTCTGGATGCAGTCCATGACGGACGAGGCTATTCTTACCGCCTGGCACAACATGCGCAGTGAGGAAGACATGGCTCCGCTTACGGACGCCGCTATTTGTCGTTCGGAATCCGACTGGCTCATTGGTCTCAACAGTACGCGTGCCCTGACCATTCTGCAATCGCGAGGCGGCTTCAACATCACGCCTGCCGGTCGCGTCCAGACGCCGACGCTTGCCATCCTGGCCCAGCGGGAACAGGAGATTCAGGCCTTTATCCCGGAGCCTTATTCCGAAGTTATTGCCTCCTTCAAGGTGGCAGCCGGACATTATGAAGGCAAGTGGGTGGATCTCTCGTGGAAAAAGAGCGAGAATAAGCCTCAGTCTCGTCCGGAACGAATTTGGAATGAACAGACTGCAGAGGAAATCCGTAGCCGTTGTGACGGCAAGACTGGTATTGTGACGGAGGAAAAGAAACCTGTTTCCACCATTGCTCCCCTGTTGTACGATCTGACCTCCCTCCAGCGCGATGCCGCTAACCGTTATGGGTTTTCCGCGCGGAGGACATTGCAGCTTGCCCAGGAGTGTTACGAAAAGTACAAGGTGCTGACCTATCCCCGTACCGACTCCCGCTATCTGCCGGAAGATTATGTCGGCAAGGTATACGGCATTGTAGGATCCGTTGCCGGAGACGACAACGATTTTTCTCCGTTTGCCCGCGACATTCTGGACAATAAGCGCGTGAAGCCCAACAAGCGTGTGTTTGACAGTTCCAAAGTCAGCGATCACTTTGCCATCATTCCGACGGGCAAATTAGACAAGCTTTCAGCCGATGCCCAGAAGTTGTTCGACATGGTAATGGCACGCTTCCTGGCCGTTTTCTTTCCCCCTGCCATTTTCGAGGACACGAAGCGCACGACGCGCATCACTCATCCCGGAGGTATTGTGGACGCATTCAATACGACGGGGCGCGTACTTGTGGAACCGGGCTGGCAGGCTGTCTATGGTCGTAAACCCGGTAGTACAGGCAAGGAAGACCTGGTTCCCGTCCAGCCTAACGAGCAGGCGCTGGTGGATCGCATTGATGTCAAAAACTCCATGACCAAGCCTCCTGCCCGATACACGGAAGCTACTCTTCTGGCAGCTATGGAAGGGGCTGGCAAGCTGGTGAACGACGACGAACTGCGGGAAGCCATGAGCGAACGCGGACTGGGAACCCCGGCGACGCGTGCGTCGATTATCGAAGGCTTGATTTCCCAGGAATACATCGCCCGGGAAGGCAGGGATCTATTGGCGACGCGCCGCGGTATCGAATTGATCGAACTTCTAAAGCGTGTCGGCTTGGAAACCCTTACGTCGCCCAGCATGACGGGCGAATGGGAATACCAGCTCAAACGCATGGAGCATGCCGCTCTTGACCGCGAATCCTTCATGAAGGGAATCAAGGAACTGACAGGCGACATTGTCGAACGCGTCAAGCAATTCAAGACGGATATGCAGCAGGTCGAATTGCCGGAATTGCCGTGGACGTGTCCCGTGTGTGGCGCCGAAGGGTTGAAGAACACGATGGATGCCGTTTCCTGCCGCTCCTGCAAGTTCTCCGTTCGCAAAACTATTTCCGGGCGGGATATGACCGAAGATGAACTTGCCGGTCTCGTCGCCAACCGCAAGACGGATATTCTTTCCGGCTTTACGTCGCGTTTCGGCAAACCGTTCGATGCCGGCTTGGAACTTGATGAAAAGGGCAAGGCCAAATTCTACTTTCCGCAACGTCCCGAAGATGCCGAGTCCGGCGACAGGGAGGAACCGGTTGTCGTGGATCGTGTCGTTGCCCAAAACGGCAAGGAATACGATATCCAGCAAACCTCCAAGACCTGGAAACTTCCGGATATGGAATTCGGCAAGACGAAGGGGGTCAGCGTTTCCCGTACGATTCTCGGAAGAACGATTACTCTCGACGAGATTAAGGCTATTATTTCCGCAGGAAAGACGGCTCTCCTCAAGGGCTTCATTTCCCAGCGTACGAAGCGTCCCTTCGACGCCTACCTTGTCCTCAATGCGAAAACGGGCAAAGTAGGGTTCGAGTTCGACAAGACGGAACGCCCCGCCAAGGCTGGGCGTAAGACAACGGCCAAGGCTGACTCTCCCGAAGACAAGGCTCCTGCCGCTGAAAAACCGGCGAAGGTTGCCCAGTCGGCCAAGACTACGCCTTTAACCAAGCGGAAGACATCCAAGAAGTAG
- the secG gene encoding preprotein translocase subunit SecG, translating into MILASFLDIGINLIFVAQLIVTILLLIVVLMQRPKQEGLGAAFGAALTDQAFGARTTDVLKKATIYLGTLFMLIAFVLCILLNRKYKENQPTLSQVENAPSQVEKTDAPKDEKKKSVMELLQEQQQKQDKTPAPTPAEPATPAPAEPASAPAKEPGK; encoded by the coding sequence ATGATTCTCGCCTCCTTCCTCGACATTGGTATCAACCTGATTTTCGTCGCCCAGTTGATCGTTACCATCCTCCTGCTGATCGTCGTTCTCATGCAGCGGCCCAAGCAGGAAGGACTCGGCGCCGCTTTCGGCGCAGCCTTGACCGACCAGGCTTTCGGTGCCCGTACCACGGACGTACTGAAAAAAGCTACAATCTACCTGGGAACTTTGTTCATGCTGATCGCATTCGTCCTTTGCATTCTCCTTAACAGAAAATACAAGGAAAACCAACCGACCCTGTCCCAAGTGGAAAACGCACCGTCCCAAGTCGAAAAGACCGATGCGCCCAAGGATGAGAAGAAAAAGTCCGTTATGGAACTCCTTCAGGAGCAACAGCAAAAGCAAGACAAAACTCCCGCACCTACGCCAGCCGAACCCGCAACACCGGCACCAGCAGAGCCCGCCTCCGCCCCTGCCAAGGAACCTGGCAAATAA
- a CDS encoding aspartate 1-decarboxylase, protein MFVQQLKSKIHRAMITRGDVEYEGSIEIPSDLMAAAGLWPGEKVLVASVTSGNRLETYALEGPPGTGNIIMNGGAAHLIKTGERVVIMSFAMSEERITPTKIVCNEHNEIIS, encoded by the coding sequence ATGTTTGTGCAACAGCTCAAATCGAAAATTCACCGCGCCATGATCACCCGCGGCGACGTTGAATACGAAGGCAGCATCGAAATCCCATCGGATTTGATGGCCGCTGCAGGATTGTGGCCGGGGGAAAAAGTCCTCGTCGCATCCGTCACATCCGGCAACAGGCTGGAAACCTACGCTCTCGAAGGGCCTCCGGGAACCGGCAATATCATCATGAACGGCGGAGCCGCCCATCTTATCAAGACGGGGGAACGAGTCGTCATTATGTCCTTTGCCATGTCCGAAGAGCGCATTACTCCGACAAAAATTGTCTGCAACGAACATAACGAAATTATTTCCTAG
- the ribF gene encoding riboflavin biosynthesis protein RibF — MKILRSINELTGINRPIHWAMGVFDGLHTGHHAVIGSAVNEARKCGDLAGVLTFDTHPLTTIRPEAAPRRIFSGEREKMAFLEQLGIDIVLSLPFNAALASMSAREFLDSLQSAGNLAGISVGCDWKFGHDRSGDVDFLRVRAEQDGFSICPIPPVERDGCRVSSTEIRHKITSGDLNAASRLLGRPYTLSGPVIHGRELARTLGVPTANIRPGNEVLPPFGVYAVRTILPDKQNPVPSIANLGQRPTVEQPGTGEILLEVHLFDWQGDLYGQELTVECIAFLRPEKRFPSVNALRAQIGADCQKARKILAEND, encoded by the coding sequence ATGAAAATCTTGCGTTCCATCAACGAACTGACCGGAATCAATCGCCCCATTCACTGGGCCATGGGAGTCTTCGACGGATTGCACACCGGCCACCATGCCGTCATCGGTTCCGCCGTCAACGAAGCCCGGAAATGCGGCGACCTTGCCGGAGTCCTTACCTTTGACACTCATCCCCTGACTACTATCCGGCCAGAAGCGGCGCCCAGGCGCATTTTCTCCGGAGAGAGGGAAAAAATGGCATTTCTGGAACAACTGGGCATCGACATCGTTCTTTCTCTTCCCTTCAACGCAGCCCTGGCCTCCATGAGTGCCCGGGAATTCCTTGACTCCCTGCAATCGGCCGGCAACCTCGCGGGAATCTCCGTCGGCTGTGACTGGAAGTTCGGACATGACCGTTCCGGAGACGTAGATTTCCTGCGCGTTCGCGCCGAGCAAGACGGTTTCTCCATCTGCCCCATCCCTCCGGTTGAACGAGACGGCTGCCGTGTCAGCAGTACGGAAATCCGCCATAAAATCACCTCTGGAGATCTTAATGCCGCCTCCCGCCTTCTCGGAAGGCCCTATACTCTATCCGGTCCCGTCATTCATGGCCGAGAACTAGCTCGTACTCTAGGCGTCCCGACTGCCAATATCCGCCCCGGCAATGAAGTACTCCCACCATTCGGAGTTTACGCCGTGCGCACCATTCTGCCGGACAAGCAAAATCCCGTCCCCAGCATCGCCAACTTGGGGCAAAGACCCACGGTAGAACAACCCGGAACAGGAGAAATCCTTCTGGAAGTCCATCTCTTTGACTGGCAGGGCGATTTGTATGGGCAAGAACTTACCGTAGAATGCATTGCCTTCCTCCGTCCGGAAAAGCGTTTTCCTTCAGTGAACGCCCTCAGGGCTCAAATCGGAGCCGATTGCCAAAAAGCGCGGAAAATCCTGGCAGAAAACGATTAA
- the truB gene encoding tRNA pseudouridine(55) synthase TruB, with product MDQATAPSGVLLIDKAPDMTSHDVVAIARRSLGIKKIGHCGTLDPMATGLLILVINKATKLQDLLMGEHKEYEGTIVLGVETSSYDAQGEIISSKPTDGITETDILAAFLRFQGNFDQIPPMVSAIKKDGVPLYKLARKGQEIAREPRAVTVQGYQIGRLEIPEIDFTVQCSKGFYVRSLAHDIGEVLGCGAHLSALRRTKSGKFSVEGAVTISELKTAPREELYNRLISIQEIAAMRGIDA from the coding sequence ATGGATCAAGCAACAGCCCCCAGCGGAGTCCTCCTCATCGACAAAGCACCCGACATGACGTCCCATGACGTCGTCGCCATCGCCAGGCGTTCCCTAGGCATCAAGAAAATCGGTCATTGCGGAACGCTGGATCCCATGGCCACGGGACTCCTCATCCTGGTCATCAACAAAGCAACTAAACTCCAGGATCTCCTCATGGGAGAACACAAGGAATACGAAGGCACTATCGTTCTCGGCGTAGAAACATCATCTTACGACGCCCAAGGAGAAATCATCTCATCCAAACCCACCGACGGCATCACGGAAACCGATATCCTCGCTGCTTTCCTGCGCTTCCAGGGTAACTTCGATCAGATTCCCCCCATGGTCTCCGCCATCAAAAAAGACGGTGTCCCCCTCTACAAACTGGCCCGTAAAGGACAGGAAATCGCCCGGGAACCGCGTGCCGTCACAGTGCAAGGCTATCAGATAGGCCGTTTGGAAATTCCGGAAATCGACTTCACCGTGCAGTGTTCCAAAGGGTTCTATGTCCGTTCGCTCGCCCATGATATCGGAGAGGTTCTCGGATGCGGTGCTCACCTAAGTGCCCTGAGACGTACGAAATCCGGAAAGTTTTCCGTTGAGGGAGCCGTCACTATCTCCGAACTGAAAACGGCTCCTAGAGAGGAACTCTACAATCGTCTGATCTCAATCCAGGAAATTGCCGCAATGCGGGGTATCGACGCCTGA
- a CDS encoding DHH family phosphoesterase, whose amino-acid sequence MKTQPIPPSFLKQFRNLIHNGKNFAVIAHFRPDGDALGATIAMGGALHFLGKQVTMLNEDAVPSNLKFMEGSESIIRTIDYADRPDAIIVLDNGDIKRIGIPGMALIRDNVPAPVSVNIDHHETNNRYADLNCILPEECSTCAILYHLFLALEIPLSPAMRDALYIGISTDTGSFQYERTTPEVMEIAADLLRQGVNVHDINRKLYQEIPWKKLMLNREVLNGIHLDAAGRVASFSLTRDCKNRLGVTEDDTDGLIDILRSIEGVLLAIFLEEMDNGKIRLSLRSKTPAVSVSEIASRFGGGGHAMAAGIRMSCPIEEARAKVLPVLEEAVSLIS is encoded by the coding sequence ATGAAGACCCAGCCGATTCCGCCATCCTTCCTGAAACAATTCCGGAACCTGATCCACAACGGGAAGAATTTTGCCGTCATCGCCCACTTCCGCCCGGATGGAGATGCCCTCGGTGCCACTATTGCCATGGGAGGAGCCCTGCATTTTCTCGGCAAACAGGTAACCATGCTTAACGAAGATGCCGTTCCCTCCAACCTCAAATTCATGGAGGGATCTGAAAGTATCATCCGCACGATCGACTACGCGGATCGGCCCGATGCCATTATCGTCCTCGATAATGGTGACATCAAACGCATCGGCATCCCAGGCATGGCTCTCATCCGGGACAATGTTCCCGCCCCTGTTTCGGTCAATATCGATCACCACGAAACCAACAACCGATACGCCGATCTCAACTGCATCCTCCCGGAGGAATGTTCGACGTGCGCTATCCTCTACCATTTATTTCTGGCACTGGAAATTCCGTTGTCTCCCGCCATGCGCGATGCCCTCTATATCGGCATCTCGACCGATACGGGATCCTTCCAGTATGAACGCACGACACCCGAGGTGATGGAAATCGCGGCAGACTTGCTCCGTCAAGGCGTCAATGTTCACGACATCAATCGGAAGCTCTACCAGGAAATTCCCTGGAAAAAGCTCATGCTCAACCGTGAAGTCCTCAACGGCATTCACTTGGACGCTGCAGGACGCGTTGCCAGCTTCAGCCTGACTCGTGACTGTAAAAACCGTCTTGGCGTCACGGAAGACGATACCGACGGACTGATCGACATCCTGCGTTCCATCGAAGGAGTTCTCCTTGCTATCTTCCTGGAAGAAATGGACAATGGTAAAATCCGGCTCTCTCTGCGTTCCAAAACTCCCGCCGTCTCAGTCAGTGAAATCGCTTCCCGCTTCGGCGGAGGCGGCCACGCCATGGCCGCCGGCATCCGCATGAGTTGTCCGATCGAAGAAGCCCGTGCCAAAGTATTGCCCGTGCTGGAAGAAGCCGTCTCCCTCATTTCCTGA
- a CDS encoding pitrilysin family protein — MFASPSTVVHQLGNGLTLLVTEEKSHPVASFQYWVGTGSTSEGKWLGSGLSHLIEHMVFKGTKSYSGQELACKVQEMGGLWNAYTSTTKTVYYIDGPSASWQEFLKYLTELVFFPVFPEKELEKEKEVVRREMAMYDDDPDSVAYNQLVSTLYCKHPLRWPVLGVPERFDRLTRDDIVQYHADRYCSNNVFLSVAGNVDAREVIALVEELTQSIIPGALASVPVPRESHQWGSRTARREFAIPYSKLGLAWRMPVRSHPDSPALAILARILGGGRSAWLYEKFHDKLGLVYDITAHINQSEQDEGIFVISADTDREHRDEVVRMIREEVIALTSADFDRDIVRILKQTKANLLRGLASASGLAEGVATQWFGTRNLNYTAEWLQALERVSTQDIRRAASEWFRPECLTEVSLDPIGSNASQESDAERDCSEEIVSRVLPGGLKVIVKPDRRLPLVNACFVVKAGSPTETAETAGICSLMAECLLKGTTSRDASQIAHDLENLGGCIHAASGNNSITIGASAMSEDLETVLDLLSDVAIHPVFPQDALEKERETMIAEVEEEMEDPLSVAFRRLRSEAYGDIGYGNSPSGTPESLESLKIEDIREHHRKLFTAGNAALCLSGDLDPEIAFALVERYFADLPPGGSSACMVSTPPQKTGEVVVSMDKEQSVVVLAVTGVDVMSAESPQAILFQSWCSDMAGPIFMRIREESGLAYYASSSLFIGLDTGNILFYAGTSKEKLQETRRLLEVTLQEIYNRGMSVEELERTRATALSARLLARQSNSALCQMLALDALFGLSPNHFEEQEERISAMTVDEMNLFIRERLDPGKPRTWAIVEN, encoded by the coding sequence ATGTTCGCCTCTCCTTCCACTGTTGTCCACCAGCTAGGCAACGGCCTGACTCTTCTTGTAACGGAAGAGAAGTCCCATCCGGTCGCATCGTTCCAATATTGGGTTGGAACGGGTTCCACCAGCGAAGGGAAATGGCTTGGTTCCGGCCTTTCGCATTTAATTGAGCATATGGTTTTCAAGGGGACGAAGTCCTACTCCGGCCAGGAACTGGCTTGCAAGGTGCAGGAAATGGGAGGACTGTGGAATGCGTATACGAGTACGACCAAAACGGTGTACTACATCGATGGCCCGTCCGCTTCATGGCAAGAGTTTTTGAAATACTTGACGGAACTTGTGTTTTTCCCGGTTTTTCCGGAAAAGGAACTGGAGAAAGAGAAGGAAGTCGTCCGGCGGGAAATGGCGATGTATGATGATGATCCCGATTCCGTGGCCTACAACCAGCTCGTTTCGACGCTCTATTGCAAACACCCCTTGCGCTGGCCGGTTCTAGGTGTGCCGGAAAGGTTCGATAGACTGACTCGCGACGACATTGTTCAGTACCATGCGGATAGATATTGCTCCAATAATGTGTTCTTGTCTGTTGCCGGTAATGTGGATGCCCGGGAGGTTATTGCGTTGGTAGAGGAATTGACTCAATCAATCATTCCGGGAGCTTTGGCATCCGTTCCTGTACCGCGTGAAAGCCACCAGTGGGGAAGCCGGACGGCGCGCCGCGAGTTTGCCATTCCTTATTCCAAACTGGGCCTTGCCTGGAGAATGCCCGTGCGGTCTCATCCCGATAGTCCGGCTTTGGCCATTCTTGCCCGCATTCTGGGAGGAGGGAGGTCGGCATGGCTATATGAAAAATTCCACGACAAGCTTGGCCTAGTGTACGATATCACGGCGCATATTAATCAGTCGGAGCAGGATGAAGGAATTTTCGTTATTTCTGCAGATACCGACCGGGAACACCGGGATGAGGTTGTGCGAATGATCCGGGAGGAAGTAATTGCTCTGACCTCGGCTGACTTTGATCGTGACATCGTCCGTATTTTGAAGCAAACGAAAGCGAATCTTCTGCGTGGTTTGGCTTCCGCTTCCGGACTTGCTGAGGGTGTGGCTACCCAGTGGTTTGGAACGCGCAACCTCAATTACACGGCCGAATGGCTTCAGGCTTTGGAACGCGTGTCGACGCAGGATATCCGCAGGGCTGCATCGGAGTGGTTCCGACCGGAGTGTCTGACGGAGGTGAGTCTTGATCCCATCGGCAGTAATGCTTCCCAGGAGTCCGACGCCGAACGGGACTGTAGTGAAGAAATTGTTTCTCGCGTATTGCCGGGAGGCTTGAAAGTAATCGTCAAGCCGGATAGAAGGCTACCGCTGGTGAATGCCTGCTTCGTCGTCAAGGCCGGAAGTCCGACAGAAACGGCGGAAACGGCCGGTATCTGTTCATTGATGGCGGAATGTCTGTTGAAGGGGACGACATCCCGTGATGCCTCGCAGATTGCCCACGATCTGGAAAATCTCGGCGGCTGTATCCATGCGGCCTCCGGCAATAACTCCATTACAATTGGAGCCAGCGCCATGTCGGAGGATTTGGAAACCGTCCTGGATCTGCTGTCCGACGTTGCCATTCACCCCGTTTTTCCTCAGGATGCGCTTGAAAAGGAACGTGAAACGATGATTGCAGAAGTGGAGGAAGAGATGGAGGATCCCCTTTCTGTCGCCTTCCGCCGATTGAGGTCGGAAGCTTACGGGGATATCGGTTATGGCAACTCCCCTTCCGGGACGCCGGAAAGCTTGGAATCCTTGAAAATCGAGGACATACGAGAGCATCACCGGAAATTGTTCACGGCAGGCAATGCCGCCCTCTGTCTGTCGGGGGATCTTGACCCGGAAATTGCATTCGCCTTGGTGGAACGTTATTTTGCCGACTTGCCTCCGGGTGGCTCATCCGCCTGCATGGTGAGTACTCCTCCCCAGAAGACAGGAGAGGTTGTCGTTAGCATGGACAAGGAACAATCCGTTGTCGTCCTGGCTGTGACCGGGGTAGATGTCATGTCGGCAGAGAGTCCTCAGGCCATCCTTTTCCAATCATGGTGTTCTGACATGGCAGGACCGATTTTCATGCGCATCCGGGAAGAATCGGGGCTGGCTTATTATGCCAGTTCGTCTCTGTTCATCGGTTTGGATACCGGTAATATCCTGTTCTATGCCGGGACGTCGAAGGAAAAATTGCAAGAGACCCGGCGTTTACTTGAGGTGACTTTGCAGGAAATCTACAACCGCGGAATGAGTGTCGAAGAGTTGGAGCGTACCCGGGCAACGGCCTTATCCGCTCGGTTGCTGGCCCGTCAATCCAACAGTGCCCTGTGCCAAATGCTGGCTCTGGATGCCTTGTTCGGCTTGTCTCCCAATCATTTTGAAGAACAGGAAGAACGCATTTCCGCTATGACGGTGGATGAGATGAATCTCTTTATCCGTGAGAGACTGGATCCCGGTAAACCCAGAACCTGGGCGATTGTTGAAAATTGA
- a CDS encoding glutamate decarboxylase: MSTCDCNKNRNAEPAPASASIFGSPEAGRVLPKTKIPSSAMRAEDAYQLVHDELLLDGNARQNLATFCQTWDEAEVRKLMDLSINKNMIDKDEYPQTAVLEMRCVAMLADLWNASPDEKPIGCSSIGSSEACMLGGMAALWRWRAKRKAAGKPIDKPNLVCGPVQICWHKFCRYWDIEMREIPMEKGKFAMDVDRMLEQIDENTICVVPTFGVTYTGAFEYPDKIAAALDDLQKRTGLDIDIHVDGASGGFLAPFCAPDILFDFRIPRVKSISTSGHKYGLAPLGVGWVIWRDVKELPQDLIFNVNYLGGEIPTFAINFSRPAGQIIAQYYDFIRLGYEGYKNIHTAAYDVSTYLAQEIAKLGDFVFIASGDPKTSIPAVCFYMKDGYDPGYNLFELSDKLRTRGWQVPAFTLPPDCEEITVMRVMVRQGFTMDMADLFLTDMKRFMDFLGKHPQAVHTTPAEGTSFNHAK; encoded by the coding sequence ATGTCAACATGCGATTGCAATAAAAATAGGAATGCGGAGCCGGCACCGGCTAGCGCATCCATCTTTGGATCACCGGAAGCCGGCCGGGTTCTGCCCAAAACAAAAATTCCTTCATCCGCAATGCGCGCTGAAGATGCCTACCAGCTCGTCCACGACGAACTTCTCCTCGATGGCAACGCCCGACAAAATCTGGCCACGTTCTGCCAGACCTGGGACGAAGCCGAAGTCAGGAAACTGATGGATTTGAGTATCAATAAAAACATGATCGACAAGGATGAATATCCGCAGACCGCCGTCCTTGAAATGCGGTGCGTCGCCATGCTTGCCGATCTATGGAATGCCTCACCGGATGAAAAGCCCATCGGCTGTTCCTCCATCGGCTCCAGTGAAGCCTGCATGCTCGGCGGTATGGCCGCCCTCTGGCGCTGGAGAGCAAAACGGAAAGCTGCCGGCAAACCGATCGACAAGCCCAACCTTGTTTGCGGTCCCGTCCAGATCTGCTGGCACAAATTTTGTCGTTACTGGGACATTGAAATGCGTGAAATCCCCATGGAAAAGGGTAAGTTTGCCATGGATGTAGACCGCATGCTCGAGCAAATTGACGAAAATACTATTTGCGTCGTCCCGACCTTTGGAGTCACCTACACGGGGGCCTTCGAATATCCCGACAAGATTGCAGCCGCTCTTGACGACTTGCAAAAACGTACCGGTCTGGATATTGATATCCATGTCGATGGTGCCAGCGGCGGCTTCCTGGCTCCGTTCTGCGCTCCCGATATCCTGTTCGACTTCCGTATCCCGCGAGTCAAATCTATCAGTACATCCGGCCACAAGTATGGTCTTGCACCACTCGGTGTGGGCTGGGTCATCTGGAGAGACGTAAAGGAACTCCCGCAAGACTTGATTTTCAACGTCAATTACCTCGGCGGCGAAATTCCGACTTTCGCTATCAACTTCTCGCGCCCCGCCGGACAAATCATCGCCCAGTACTACGATTTTATCCGTCTTGGTTACGAAGGATACAAGAACATCCATACCGCCGCATACGACGTATCCACCTATCTCGCACAGGAAATTGCCAAATTGGGAGACTTTGTCTTCATCGCCAGCGGCGACCCCAAGACGAGTATCCCGGCCGTATGCTTTTACATGAAAGATGGTTACGATCCCGGTTACAACCTGTTCGAACTCTCGGACAAGCTGCGTACCCGCGGTTGGCAGGTACCGGCCTTCACCCTGCCTCCGGACTGCGAAGAAATCACAGTTATGCGAGTCATGGTACGCCAGGGATTCACCATGGACATGGCGGATCTGTTCCTGACGGATATGAAGAGGTTCATGGACTTCCTCGGCAAACATCCGCAAGCCGTTCATACCACGCCGGCAGAAGGAACCTCCTTCAACCACGCCAAATAA